The Patescibacteria group bacterium genome includes a window with the following:
- a CDS encoding divergent PAP2 family protein produces the protein MYLLIIIPVLAALIAQVVKLSIDGINHNLNWRHMFADYGGMPSSHTAFVSALATVVALREGLDSAVFAVALILVAVVLRDAVGFRREIGKNATLTNILAKEVFPENPEVLIRERIGHTVLEAAVGLIFGVVLALILYALLATV, from the coding sequence ATGTACTTACTAATCATCATTCCGGTTCTGGCCGCGCTTATCGCGCAAGTCGTCAAATTAAGCATTGACGGCATCAACCATAATCTCAATTGGCGCCATATGTTTGCCGATTACGGCGGTATGCCGTCTTCCCACACGGCCTTTGTTTCCGCTCTGGCCACAGTCGTAGCGCTCCGTGAGGGATTGGATTCCGCTGTCTTTGCCGTGGCTCTGATCTTAGTGGCCGTAGTGTTGCGCGATGCTGTCGGCTTCAGACGGGAAATCGGCAAAAACGCCACTCTAACTAATATCTTGGCCAAAGAAGTTTTTCCGGAAAATCCGGAAGTACTAATACGCGAACGTATCGGACATACTGTACTGGAAGCGGCTGTCGGTTTGATCTTCGGCGTTGTTTTGGCGCTAATTCTTTATGCCCTGCTCGCTACAGTTTAA